In Paenibacillus phoenicis, one genomic interval encodes:
- a CDS encoding spore coat protein, with amino-acid sequence MMQDKDMVNDALSMVKSSLTTYSSVISECANPQLRSTIQQIRDNCEKSQYELFQLAQSKGFYQPAMMADDQEVQQVKSQLGG; translated from the coding sequence ATGATGCAGGATAAAGATATGGTGAACGACGCGTTGTCCATGGTCAAAAGCAGCCTGACCACCTACTCCAGCGTCATTTCCGAATGCGCGAATCCCCAGCTGAGATCAACGATTCAGCAAATCCGGGACAATTGCGAGAAATCGCAATACGAGCTGTTCCAACTGGCTCAGTCCAAAGGATTCTACCAGCCGGCGATGATGGCGGACGATCAGGAAGTGCAGCAGGTAAAATCGCAGCTGGGCGGCTGA
- a CDS encoding ABC transporter permease, whose product MREAIFSKTVWRERKAGASAAPRTGRFSVNDLLLVLAGLFILFIVACAIVPSWIAPYAPTEMLTDRILQAPSRAHPLGTDYFGRDVFSVIVHGSRDSLFIGLASVLTGGLIGGAFGAIAGYAGGWVDTVMMRINDILMTIPGILLALAIAAALGPSLFNIVLAVAVSSVPGYARVMRAQILSIKNRTFVKAAASIGASPWSIFWKHVLPNSLSPLLVMAAVGIGTSILTGSGLSFLGLGVLREIPDWGTLLSQGRGYLTVAWWICTFPGLAITLFVLAVNILGDRLRDHLDPKKLTQR is encoded by the coding sequence GTGAGAGAAGCGATCTTCTCCAAAACCGTCTGGCGCGAACGTAAAGCCGGAGCTTCGGCCGCGCCGCGAACCGGCCGATTTTCGGTCAATGACCTGCTTCTGGTGTTGGCCGGATTATTCATCTTGTTTATCGTCGCATGCGCCATCGTCCCTTCCTGGATCGCTCCGTATGCTCCGACGGAAATGCTGACGGACCGTATCCTGCAAGCGCCCAGCCGGGCTCATCCGTTGGGTACGGATTATTTCGGCAGGGATGTCTTCAGCGTGATCGTGCATGGAAGCCGCGATTCCCTCTTTATCGGGCTGGCTTCCGTGCTGACCGGCGGGTTGATCGGCGGAGCTTTCGGAGCCATCGCCGGGTATGCGGGCGGATGGGTGGATACGGTAATGATGCGAATCAACGATATTCTGATGACGATTCCGGGGATTCTGCTCGCGCTTGCGATCGCCGCGGCCCTTGGCCCCAGCCTGTTTAACATCGTGCTGGCCGTCGCCGTCTCCTCCGTACCGGGATATGCCCGCGTGATGCGAGCTCAAATTTTAAGCATTAAAAACCGCACGTTCGTGAAAGCCGCCGCCTCCATCGGCGCTTCGCCCTGGTCGATCTTCTGGAAGCATGTGCTGCCGAACTCCCTTTCACCGCTGCTGGTCATGGCGGCGGTGGGGATCGGCACGTCGATTCTGACGGGATCGGGTCTCAGCTTCCTCGGGCTGGGCGTGCTTCGCGAAATCCCGGACTGGGGGACGCTGCTGTCCCAGGGCAGAGGTTACCTGACCGTAGCTTGGTGGATCTGCACTTTTCCAGGGCTGGCGATTACCTTGTTTGTCTTGGCAGTCAATATACTGGGGGACCGTCTGAGAGATCATCTGGATCCGAAAAAACTTACGCAGCGATAG
- a CDS encoding ABC transporter substrate-binding protein — protein sequence MRIMKTKRSKSIVAAATMMVLLLSACGSHPTAQESPKAEASASDAEQTAAAPGGELTYALATSPDTLDPHRSGLAVAVRVLRTIYDSLVVQLPDNTIKPWLAKEWTVSEDGLSYTFKLREDVKFHDGTPFNAEAVKFNFDRILDPATKAANAAALLQPYESSEVIDEYTVKLNLSTPSRAFLGNLSQALLGIVSPTAAKQYGDQLGQHPVGTGPYKFVKWEENAGIQVERNPDYHWAPELVDNPGAPYLDSVNFRIIPEEATRIGSVQSKQVLAAETVPPQNAIALKNHAELQLLQTNTVGLPYTLFFNLDHAPWNELKARQAVQLAVDVDAIVKTLYLGTYERAWSPLTPGTFGYDPSLENSIQPDLTKANQLLDELGWVKGADGIREKDGKKLTLHYVDGTPNREKRNDIAVIIQQQLKQIGIAVEVEITKDVRTVVYTNGDYDLYGNSQVNSDPNALYSFYHSYDPNGQPTLSRLNSPEVDEWLEQGRVEKDDAKRAELYKKVQHYIIDNAIILPIYVFPYTVAASQSVQGIKFDSLGYPLFNDVSLKK from the coding sequence ATGAGAATCATGAAAACCAAGCGCAGTAAATCCATCGTCGCAGCGGCAACGATGATGGTGCTGCTGCTATCGGCCTGCGGGAGCCATCCAACCGCACAAGAAAGCCCAAAGGCTGAGGCGTCCGCCTCGGATGCCGAACAAACAGCTGCCGCACCAGGCGGGGAACTCACTTATGCGCTGGCGACCTCACCCGATACGTTGGACCCGCATCGCAGCGGGCTTGCCGTAGCGGTTCGGGTCCTTCGCACGATCTATGACAGCCTGGTCGTCCAGCTGCCGGACAATACCATCAAGCCGTGGCTGGCGAAGGAATGGACGGTTTCGGAGGACGGGCTCAGCTATACCTTCAAGCTCCGGGAGGATGTCAAATTCCATGACGGAACCCCGTTTAATGCCGAAGCGGTTAAATTCAACTTCGACCGGATTCTCGATCCGGCCACAAAAGCGGCGAATGCGGCTGCCTTGCTTCAGCCGTATGAATCCTCCGAGGTAATTGACGAGTACACCGTCAAGCTCAACCTTTCGACACCGTCCAGAGCGTTCCTTGGCAACCTCAGCCAGGCGCTGCTTGGCATCGTCTCGCCGACGGCAGCCAAGCAATACGGTGATCAGCTGGGACAGCACCCGGTGGGAACCGGACCGTATAAATTCGTGAAATGGGAGGAAAACGCCGGCATTCAGGTGGAGCGCAATCCAGATTATCATTGGGCGCCTGAATTGGTCGACAACCCGGGAGCGCCTTATCTGGACAGCGTGAACTTTCGTATCATTCCGGAGGAAGCGACCCGGATCGGAAGCGTGCAGAGCAAGCAAGTGCTCGCTGCCGAAACGGTGCCGCCTCAGAATGCGATCGCACTGAAGAACCATGCCGAGCTGCAGTTGCTCCAGACCAATACGGTCGGCCTGCCGTATACGTTATTTTTTAATCTGGACCATGCCCCCTGGAATGAGCTGAAGGCCCGGCAAGCCGTGCAGCTCGCAGTTGATGTGGATGCGATCGTCAAGACCTTGTACTTAGGCACTTACGAGCGGGCTTGGTCACCGCTGACGCCGGGAACGTTTGGCTACGATCCTTCGCTGGAGAACTCGATTCAACCTGATCTAACGAAGGCCAACCAGCTGCTGGATGAGTTGGGATGGGTGAAGGGAGCGGACGGCATCCGGGAAAAAGACGGCAAGAAGCTCACCCTGCATTACGTCGACGGAACCCCGAACCGGGAAAAACGCAACGACATCGCGGTGATCATTCAGCAGCAGTTGAAGCAAATCGGCATCGCCGTTGAGGTGGAGATCACCAAAGATGTCCGGACCGTGGTGTATACCAACGGAGATTACGATTTATACGGAAACAGCCAAGTCAATTCTGATCCGAACGCACTCTATTCGTTCTACCATTCCTATGATCCGAACGGACAGCCCACCTTGTCGCGGCTGAACAGTCCAGAGGTGGATGAGTGGCTCGAGCAGGGAAGAGTGGAGAAGGATGACGCGAAACGGGCGGAGCTGTACAAGAAGGTGCAGCATTACATTATCGACAATGCGATCATTCTTCCGATCTACGTGTTCCCTTATACCGTAGCTGCATCCCAGTCCGTACAAGGAATCAAATTCGATTCCCTCGGCTATCCGTTGTTTAACGACGTTTCATTAAAGAAGTAA
- a CDS encoding DHA2 family efflux MFS transporter permease subunit yields MRTGTERRFWPILLTLFLGSFAGVYHVVSLNVSLPGFIGIFHAELNTVQWVITGFSLACGMIAPVSGYVCLRFGSKRVFLWSLAGISVTSLLCAISWNVQALIGFRILQGVFCGLIQPVSLMMIYQTLPRERQPLAVSVWSFSTVLATAIGPSLSGWFQQVDWHLIFLVTVPLGIGAWIAAKVLLPSAGGADASRKLDIAGLFLATGGSLAMLLLFGNLHQWGLASPLTWACLIAGGAAFVMFVRVELRTPEPLLNLRLFRNLPFTASLSLTLILTVALYSGVYFIPLFLEEIRGMSAFHIGLLFLPAAACLTLATFLSGKIYASRGPALLVGAGSLLLLAANLHFSRLHPETTLLSVIIWLCIRNAGTGFALTPATGSAMGAVSEQESGDASALLSWLRQIVSSISLGMFTSVFYVRLGIHEARMHAELNANGLSREQLYREAYTQSIGDAFWLASGLIAAAIPLVWLIRRKRQPQDAGAPALKRSV; encoded by the coding sequence ATGAGGACTGGAACTGAACGCCGGTTCTGGCCCATTCTCCTGACGTTGTTTTTAGGGTCCTTTGCCGGGGTATATCACGTCGTGTCGCTAAACGTCTCGCTTCCCGGCTTTATCGGGATCTTTCATGCCGAGCTGAATACCGTACAGTGGGTGATTACCGGCTTTTCCTTGGCCTGCGGCATGATCGCGCCGGTCAGCGGATATGTATGCCTTCGGTTTGGGAGCAAACGGGTGTTTCTGTGGTCGCTGGCAGGGATCAGCGTGACCTCGCTGCTGTGCGCGATCTCGTGGAACGTTCAGGCGCTGATCGGGTTTCGTATCCTGCAGGGGGTGTTCTGCGGACTGATCCAGCCGGTTTCCCTGATGATGATTTACCAGACGCTGCCGCGCGAACGCCAACCGCTGGCCGTCAGCGTCTGGTCGTTTTCCACGGTGCTGGCCACAGCGATTGGACCTTCGCTAAGCGGTTGGTTTCAGCAGGTGGATTGGCATCTGATTTTTCTCGTGACCGTGCCGCTCGGCATCGGCGCCTGGATCGCCGCGAAGGTTCTGCTGCCGTCCGCAGGAGGCGCCGATGCTTCGAGAAAATTAGATATCGCCGGGCTGTTCCTTGCCACCGGAGGAAGCCTGGCCATGCTGCTGCTGTTCGGGAATTTGCATCAATGGGGGCTTGCTTCTCCTTTAACCTGGGCGTGCTTGATCGCCGGAGGTGCAGCCTTCGTAATGTTTGTGCGAGTGGAGTTACGCACCCCAGAGCCGCTGTTGAATCTGCGGTTATTTCGCAATTTACCCTTTACAGCAAGCTTAAGTCTGACCCTGATTCTTACGGTAGCCCTGTACTCCGGGGTGTATTTCATCCCGCTGTTCCTCGAGGAAATCCGCGGAATGTCCGCCTTCCATATCGGGCTGCTGTTTCTTCCGGCTGCGGCGTGCCTGACCTTGGCGACCTTCCTCTCAGGGAAAATATACGCTTCCCGTGGCCCCGCGCTGCTGGTTGGTGCGGGCAGCTTGCTGCTGCTGGCGGCCAACCTGCATTTCAGCCGGCTTCATCCGGAGACGACGCTGCTTTCGGTGATCATCTGGTTATGCATTCGTAACGCCGGTACGGGGTTTGCACTCACTCCAGCCACCGGCAGTGCGATGGGGGCGGTGTCCGAGCAGGAATCGGGAGATGCTTCGGCGCTGCTCAGCTGGCTGAGGCAGATCGTTAGCTCCATCTCGCTGGGGATGTTCACGTCTGTGTTCTACGTCCGTTTGGGGATCCATGAAGCCCGGATGCATGCCGAGCTTAACGCTAACGGGCTGAGTCGAGAACAGTTGTACAGGGAGGCGTATACGCAGAGCATTGGAGATGCCTTTTGGCTGGCGAGCGGGTTAATTGCCGCAGCGATTCCTCTTGTTTGGCTGATCCGTAGAAAGAGACAGCCACAAGATGCCGGTGCTCCTGCTTTAAAACGCTCTGTCTGA
- a CDS encoding LLM class flavin-dependent oxidoreductase, producing the protein MGSHSNRQLRFGAAIHGVGSSHTAWRHPQIPSDASISLAFYTQQAQIAENGKFDFVFIADGLYINEKSIPHFLNRFEPITILSALGAVTSRIGLVGTLSTSYSEPFTVARQFASIDHISKGRAGWNVVTSPLEGTALNFGGKPHPSHSERYRIAEEYLEVIKGLWDSWEDDAFIRDKESGVFFDPYKMHRLNHEGEYFSVQGPLNIARSKQGQPVVFQAGSSESGRNLAAKTADAVFTGPETLEEAKAFYQDVKRRAVENGRSPNEILIFPGIGPIIGRTEEEAERKYREIAELVTPDKALEYLGRYFEHHDFSRYPLDEPFPDLGDFGSNSFRSTTERIKKRAKEQNLTLREVALQEATPRTVFFGTPEKVADIVQQWFEEQAADGFIIGESVPGGLRDFVEWVVPILQERGLFRTDYEADTLRGNLGLPVPVNRYTAQRALQQAGSVRYV; encoded by the coding sequence ATGGGTTCCCATTCCAATAGACAGCTCCGGTTCGGAGCCGCGATTCATGGCGTAGGGAGCAGCCATACGGCGTGGAGGCATCCGCAGATTCCTTCGGATGCCAGCATAAGCCTTGCTTTTTATACGCAACAGGCGCAAATCGCTGAAAACGGAAAATTCGATTTTGTGTTCATTGCGGACGGTCTCTACATCAATGAAAAATCGATCCCGCATTTTCTGAACCGGTTCGAGCCGATTACGATCTTGTCTGCGCTTGGCGCTGTAACTTCACGGATCGGCCTGGTCGGAACGCTGTCGACCTCGTACAGCGAGCCCTTTACGGTCGCCCGGCAGTTCGCGTCGATCGACCATATTAGCAAAGGACGGGCCGGTTGGAACGTTGTGACTTCACCTTTGGAAGGGACGGCCCTCAATTTTGGCGGCAAACCGCACCCCTCGCATTCTGAGCGATACCGAATCGCCGAGGAATATTTGGAGGTCATCAAAGGCCTGTGGGACTCCTGGGAGGATGACGCTTTTATTCGCGACAAGGAGAGCGGGGTTTTCTTCGACCCGTACAAAATGCATCGGTTGAATCACGAGGGCGAGTATTTCTCCGTACAGGGCCCGTTAAACATCGCGCGTTCCAAGCAGGGCCAACCAGTCGTGTTCCAAGCCGGCTCCTCCGAAAGCGGCCGCAACCTTGCGGCCAAGACGGCGGACGCGGTATTCACCGGACCGGAGACGCTTGAAGAAGCCAAGGCGTTCTATCAGGACGTGAAGCGGCGCGCCGTCGAAAATGGGCGTTCCCCTAATGAGATTCTGATCTTCCCGGGAATCGGTCCAATCATTGGCCGGACTGAGGAGGAAGCGGAGCGGAAATACCGCGAAATCGCCGAATTGGTGACGCCGGACAAAGCGCTGGAGTACCTTGGACGGTATTTTGAGCACCATGATTTCTCCCGATATCCGCTGGATGAGCCGTTCCCGGATCTGGGCGATTTCGGTTCGAACAGCTTCCGCAGTACAACGGAACGTATCAAGAAACGGGCGAAGGAGCAGAACCTGACGCTCCGGGAAGTTGCGCTGCAGGAGGCGACGCCAAGGACGGTGTTCTTTGGCACGCCGGAGAAGGTTGCGGATATTGTGCAGCAATGGTTCGAGGAACAGGCGGCGGACGGTTTTATTATCGGAGAAAGCGTTCCGGGCGGGCTGAGAGATTTCGTGGAATGGGTCGTGCCGATTCTGCAGGAACGCGGATTGTTCCGCACCGATTATGAGGCGGATACGCTTCGCGGCAATCTGGGGCTGCCTGTGCCGGTGAACCGTTACACGGCGCAGAGGGCGCTGCAACAGGCCGGCAGCGTTCGGTATGTCTGA
- a CDS encoding ABC transporter permease has protein sequence MVWTIFQRLIASLLVIFGSLVLVFTILYVLPGDPTDAMIDPALATPEAIAALRHQLGVDQPFHVQLLRYFGGIFRGDFGNSLLNSDPVLPKIVESLPATLALTAASAFVSVVVGILLGVLSAIHRNRAIDIIARIIGLFGISMPTFWSGILLILIFSITLGWFPAMGSDGWRTLVLPALALGTVGAGFILRMVRSSMLDVIGEQFIVTLRSKGLTERAVMYRHALRNALIPAVTMIGMLIGEMLAGTVVIETVFSRQGIGRVISDAIMAKDLPVVQGVILFSAAIYVFVNLLVDISYAIIDPRVRRST, from the coding sequence ATGGTTTGGACGATCTTCCAGCGGCTGATCGCCTCGTTGCTGGTCATTTTCGGATCGCTGGTGCTGGTCTTCACCATTTTGTACGTCCTGCCCGGCGATCCGACGGACGCGATGATTGATCCCGCGCTGGCGACGCCGGAGGCGATTGCGGCCTTACGGCACCAGCTTGGCGTTGACCAGCCGTTCCACGTTCAGCTCCTGCGGTATTTCGGCGGTATATTCCGGGGAGACTTCGGCAACTCGCTGCTGAATTCGGACCCGGTGCTGCCCAAGATCGTGGAGAGCTTGCCGGCTACGCTCGCTTTAACGGCGGCCAGCGCCTTCGTGTCCGTCGTTGTCGGGATCCTGCTGGGCGTTCTCTCGGCGATCCATCGCAACCGGGCGATTGACATTATTGCCCGGATCATCGGATTATTTGGCATCTCCATGCCGACGTTCTGGTCGGGCATTCTGCTGATCCTGATCTTCTCGATTACGCTGGGCTGGTTCCCGGCGATGGGATCGGACGGCTGGAGGACCCTCGTCCTGCCGGCCCTTGCACTTGGCACCGTCGGGGCGGGATTTATCCTCCGGATGGTTCGAAGCAGCATGCTCGATGTCATTGGGGAGCAGTTTATCGTCACCTTGCGATCCAAGGGACTCACCGAGCGCGCGGTGATGTACCGGCATGCGCTCAGGAACGCGTTGATCCCGGCTGTGACGATGATTGGCATGCTGATCGGCGAGATGCTGGCCGGCACGGTCGTGATCGAGACCGTATTTTCCCGACAGGGCATCGGCAGGGTGATCTCGGACGCCATCATGGCCAAGGACTTGCCGGTGGTTCAAGGCGTTATCCTGTTTTCTGCCGCCATTTATGTATTCGTTAATCTGCTAGTGGACATTTCTTATGCGATCATCGATCCACGAGTCCGACGCTCCACTTAA
- a CDS encoding ABC transporter ATP-binding protein, giving the protein MRSALLDIQQLSVDFSTRNGLIQAIRDVTLTIGEGETVCLVGESGSGKTVTSKAIMRLIDHENGRITGGSLRLGGTDLTGLSEAELRRVRGKKMAMVFQEPMAAFDPVFTIGRQIRETILQHERISKREADERAVRLLERVGIPEPRLRLKQYPGELSGGMLQRAMIAMALSCGPDLLIADEPTTALDVTIQAQILSLLKDLQQEFGMSILLITHDLGIAADIADRIVVMYAGEIVEEAPAEQLFRLPRHPYTRGLLRSIAKLDTVRGTRLHSIEGSIPSLAEPPSGCRFHPRCAYATESCIREAPPLVADAEGRRTACWHSEELVRQDSWLAAQPEIEAAPIHVRSSSSESEGPIATAEPTDVNEGEVLFAAEHLRKYYRVHGGGLGKRTRLIRAVDDVTFTIKKGETFGLVGESGSGKSTLGRVLLQMEKATAGSVLFAGEDLTRLSGAALRSARRHMQTIFQDPYGSFDPRWKIGDSIAEPLKVHGDLPSGEIKERVRELLELVGLDPSWDERYPHEFSGGQRQRIGIARAIALNPQFILADEAVSALDVSVQAQIINLLQDLQQKLGLTYLFIAHGLQVVRHISDRIGVMYLGKLVEIAPSESLFLRPAHPYTRALIDSIPRSRPGEGQGQGQLPRGITGEIPSPANPPAGCRFHTRCPFAVSRCREEEPQLRPLEGGHYAACHFPL; this is encoded by the coding sequence ATGAGGAGCGCATTGTTGGATATTCAGCAGCTTTCCGTTGATTTCAGCACCCGAAACGGACTGATCCAGGCGATTCGGGATGTCACCTTAACGATCGGAGAAGGGGAAACCGTTTGCCTCGTCGGCGAGTCCGGAAGCGGCAAGACGGTCACCTCCAAAGCCATTATGCGCTTGATCGATCATGAGAACGGCAGGATCACGGGCGGCAGCCTCCGCTTAGGCGGGACCGATTTGACGGGACTGTCTGAGGCGGAGCTTCGCCGGGTTCGCGGAAAAAAGATGGCGATGGTGTTCCAAGAGCCGATGGCCGCCTTTGACCCGGTATTTACAATCGGCCGGCAAATCCGGGAAACCATCCTGCAGCATGAGCGGATCTCCAAGCGGGAGGCCGATGAGCGGGCGGTTCGCCTGCTTGAACGCGTGGGCATTCCGGAGCCGAGGCTGCGGCTGAAGCAATACCCGGGCGAACTGTCGGGCGGCATGCTGCAACGGGCGATGATCGCGATGGCGCTGTCCTGCGGCCCGGACCTGCTGATCGCAGATGAGCCGACAACCGCATTGGATGTGACCATCCAAGCGCAGATTCTGAGCTTGCTTAAGGACTTGCAGCAAGAGTTCGGGATGTCGATTTTGCTCATCACGCATGATTTGGGGATTGCCGCCGATATCGCTGACCGTATTGTGGTGATGTATGCCGGGGAAATCGTGGAGGAGGCGCCGGCAGAGCAATTGTTCCGACTCCCCCGCCATCCGTATACCCGCGGACTGCTCCGCTCCATCGCTAAGCTGGATACCGTCCGCGGGACCCGGCTCCATTCCATCGAAGGGTCGATTCCCAGCCTGGCCGAGCCGCCCAGCGGGTGCCGGTTTCATCCCCGTTGCGCTTACGCCACGGAAAGCTGTATTCGGGAAGCCCCGCCTTTAGTGGCAGATGCAGAAGGCCGCCGAACCGCTTGCTGGCACTCGGAAGAGCTGGTCCGGCAGGATAGCTGGCTTGCGGCGCAACCGGAAATCGAAGCCGCCCCGATACACGTACGCAGCTCTTCCTCGGAGAGCGAAGGCCCCATCGCGACGGCCGAACCGACTGATGTAAACGAAGGCGAGGTGCTGTTTGCCGCTGAGCATTTGCGCAAATATTACCGCGTTCACGGCGGAGGCTTAGGGAAACGGACCCGGCTGATCCGTGCCGTAGACGATGTCACGTTTACGATCAAGAAAGGGGAAACCTTTGGCCTGGTTGGCGAATCCGGCAGCGGGAAGTCGACGCTGGGGAGGGTGCTGCTGCAGATGGAGAAAGCGACGGCAGGAAGCGTGTTGTTCGCCGGCGAGGACCTTACTCGACTGAGCGGAGCAGCCTTGCGTTCGGCCCGCCGCCATATGCAGACGATTTTTCAGGATCCTTATGGCTCGTTTGATCCGAGGTGGAAAATCGGGGACAGCATCGCTGAACCGCTCAAAGTTCACGGAGATTTGCCCTCTGGGGAAATCAAGGAGCGCGTTCGCGAATTGTTGGAGCTCGTTGGTTTGGACCCATCTTGGGACGAACGGTATCCGCATGAGTTCTCCGGCGGGCAGCGGCAACGCATCGGCATCGCCCGGGCTATCGCCTTGAACCCGCAGTTCATCTTAGCGGATGAAGCCGTCTCGGCCCTGGACGTGTCCGTCCAGGCTCAGATCATCAACCTGCTGCAGGACCTGCAGCAGAAGTTGGGGCTGACCTATCTGTTTATCGCCCACGGGCTGCAGGTCGTGCGGCATATTTCCGACCGGATTGGCGTGATGTATCTCGGGAAGCTGGTGGAGATTGCCCCAAGCGAATCGCTGTTCCTTCGGCCGGCCCACCCGTATACCCGGGCGCTGATCGACTCCATTCCCCGGAGCCGCCCGGGCGAGGGACAGGGGCAAGGGCAGCTTCCCCGCGGCATCACCGGTGAAATCCCATCCCCGGCGAATCCCCCGGCAGGCTGCCGGTTTCACACCCGCTGCCCGTTTGCCGTCTCGCGCTGCCGGGAAGAGGAGCCGCAGCTTCGGCCGCTCGAAGGCGGCCATTACGCGGCCTGTCATTTTCCGTTATGA
- a CDS encoding LLM class flavin-dependent oxidoreductase, whose product MKVALFSLMMNVPNAVTGEAWTAQQKFQNVIDQAILAEKLGFDAYGIGERHGEPFLSSSPPLVLTAIAAQTTRIRLLTTVTVLSVLDPVRVAEDYATLDHLSGGRLTMIIGKGNDPRHYSLFGITEEEQWESLAERYGLLKRLWTEEKVTWSGRYRPPLQEVTTFPRPHQSEIPVWHGSASSTLSTELAARYGEPIFSSNSFHPFEKYKALIDHYRERLVYYGHDPHKAVVGAGSGSLYLADTAEEALRRFRPYYEAFSGTEAAKHNQSPFTSLKDMVERGPALIGSAEQIIVKILKYHEAFGHTVLGISVDGLSEAEQREQLHRFAEEVLPVLKREIPNPLYRGI is encoded by the coding sequence ATGAAAGTTGCTTTGTTCAGCTTGATGATGAATGTTCCCAATGCGGTAACGGGGGAAGCGTGGACGGCGCAGCAAAAATTTCAAAATGTGATCGACCAGGCCATCCTCGCCGAAAAACTGGGGTTCGATGCTTATGGGATCGGTGAGAGACACGGGGAACCTTTTCTCTCTTCTTCACCGCCGTTGGTCCTGACCGCGATCGCTGCTCAGACCACCCGCATTCGCCTTCTCACCACCGTTACGGTGTTGAGCGTGCTTGACCCAGTTCGGGTCGCCGAGGATTATGCCACCTTGGATCATTTGTCCGGAGGGAGGCTGACGATGATCATCGGCAAAGGCAACGATCCCCGGCATTACTCGTTGTTTGGCATCACAGAAGAAGAGCAATGGGAGTCGCTCGCCGAACGATACGGATTGCTGAAGCGGCTGTGGACGGAGGAGAAGGTAACCTGGTCGGGCCGTTACCGGCCCCCGCTCCAAGAGGTAACGACCTTTCCGAGACCCCACCAATCGGAAATCCCCGTATGGCACGGCAGCGCATCAAGCACGCTGTCGACGGAGCTCGCCGCCCGGTACGGGGAGCCGATTTTTTCTTCGAACTCTTTTCACCCGTTTGAAAAATACAAAGCCTTAATCGATCATTACCGCGAACGACTGGTCTATTATGGCCATGATCCCCACAAAGCGGTGGTGGGAGCCGGTTCGGGAAGTTTATATCTCGCGGACACGGCCGAGGAGGCCTTGCGGCGGTTTAGACCCTATTATGAGGCGTTCAGCGGGACGGAGGCCGCCAAGCACAATCAATCGCCGTTTACCTCGCTAAAGGATATGGTGGAACGGGGACCGGCCTTAATCGGCAGCGCTGAACAGATTATCGTGAAAATCCTGAAATACCACGAGGCCTTCGGACATACCGTGCTGGGGATTAGCGTGGACGGATTAAGTGAGGCCGAGCAGCGGGAGCAGCTTCACCGGTTTGCCGAAGAGGTGCTGCCGGTTTTGAAACGGGAGATTCCAAACCCCTTGTACCGTGGAATTTAA